A region from the Haloarcula limicola genome encodes:
- a CDS encoding winged helix-turn-helix transcriptional regulator, translating to MSSEIFSEEAADADDGPCALVESLEQIGSKWRLVVLHELQGGERRFNELKRATDASSRTLSRVLDDLQEMEFVERRLEEDAPVATYYKLTPKGESLCPVFDEIECWAGEWLAACDE from the coding sequence ATGTCATCAGAAATCTTCTCCGAGGAGGCGGCCGACGCCGATGACGGCCCCTGCGCGCTGGTCGAATCGCTCGAACAGATCGGCTCGAAGTGGCGACTGGTCGTCCTCCACGAACTCCAGGGCGGCGAACGCCGGTTCAACGAACTCAAGCGCGCGACGGACGCGAGCTCGCGGACGCTCTCGCGCGTCCTCGACGACTTACAGGAGATGGAGTTCGTCGAGCGGCGACTGGAGGAAGACGCCCCGGTCGCGACCTACTACAAGCTGACGCCGAAGGGCGAGTCGCTCTGTCCGGTCTTCGACGAGATCGAGTGCTGGGCCGGCGAGTGGCTGGCGGCGTGCGACGAATAA
- the aglJ gene encoding S-layer glycoprotein N-glycosyltransferase AglJ, producing the protein MADRDDVCVLLPAYNESETIEPVVSGFREAGFENVLVIDGGSSDDTRELAAAAGARVVEQTVGGEGSGKGQAVREAVERHVDQPYVLLADADMTYRPEDADRMLEPLFEGRAEHVIGNRFADMRSGAMTRLNQTGNTVINWAFSVIHGRYLSDILSGYRAFTAESFRRLTLNSEGFGIETEMAVECVKHGVPTAVVPITYRPRPDESETNLRPFRDGATIIVTLYRMAKTNNPLFYFGSVGFGSIGLGVLLGAFVVYDYVVNSISHEVIAMVGGVAILLGLQLLMFGVLSDMIVTVNREQTRRLEDIANRVGTDRQSGPPAETVGSADADATADSADTEEGEGAERPEMETETETAVTTNDRQN; encoded by the coding sequence ATGGCCGACCGCGACGACGTCTGCGTCCTCCTGCCCGCCTACAACGAATCGGAGACCATCGAACCCGTCGTCTCCGGGTTCCGCGAGGCGGGGTTCGAGAACGTCCTCGTCATCGACGGCGGGTCGAGCGACGACACGCGCGAGCTCGCGGCGGCGGCGGGCGCTCGCGTCGTCGAACAGACCGTCGGCGGCGAGGGCTCGGGGAAGGGACAGGCCGTCCGCGAGGCCGTCGAGCGCCACGTCGATCAGCCGTACGTGCTGCTCGCCGACGCCGACATGACGTACCGGCCCGAGGACGCCGACCGGATGTTGGAACCGCTCTTCGAGGGGCGGGCCGAGCACGTCATCGGCAACCGCTTCGCCGATATGCGATCGGGCGCGATGACCCGCCTCAACCAGACGGGCAACACCGTCATCAACTGGGCCTTCTCGGTCATCCACGGCCGCTACCTCTCGGACATCCTCTCGGGATACCGAGCGTTCACCGCCGAGTCGTTCCGCCGTCTCACGCTCAACTCGGAGGGGTTCGGCATCGAGACGGAGATGGCCGTCGAGTGCGTGAAACACGGCGTCCCGACAGCGGTGGTCCCCATCACCTATCGGCCGCGGCCCGACGAGTCCGAGACGAACCTCCGGCCGTTCCGCGACGGCGCGACGATCATCGTCACGCTCTACCGGATGGCCAAGACGAACAACCCGCTGTTTTATTTCGGCAGCGTCGGGTTCGGCTCGATCGGTCTCGGCGTCCTGCTGGGGGCGTTCGTCGTCTACGACTACGTCGTCAACAGCATCTCGCACGAGGTCATCGCGATGGTCGGTGGCGTCGCGATCCTCCTGGGGCTCCAGTTGCTGATGTTCGGCGTCCTCTCGGACATGATCGTGACCGTCAACAGAGAGCAGACCCGACGGCTCGAAGACATCGCGAACCGCGTCGGCACGGACCGACAGTCCGGGCCGCCGGCGGAGACAGTAGGGAGCGCCGACGCGGACGCTACTGCCGATTCGGCGGACACAGAGGAGGGTGAGGGGGCCGAGCGCCCCGAGATGGAGACGGAAACGGAGACCGCCGTGACGACGAACGACCGGCAGAACTAG